Genomic DNA from Pistricoccus aurantiacus:
GGCGCTATCGCTTTCGCAAGCGCACCCACCGCAACCAGTATCTGGGGCCGTTCATTGCCCACGAGATGAACCGCTGCATCAACTGCTATCGCTGCGTGCGTTTCTACGACGACTATGCCGGTGGAAAGGATCTGGGCGTCTTCGGCATGAACAACAATCTGTATTTCGGTCGCCATCGAGAAGGCACCCTGGAAAGCCCTTTCTCCGGCAATCTGACGGAAGTCTGTCCCACCGGTGTGTTCACGGATCAGACCCATTCGGATCACTACACCCGCAAATGGGATCTGCAGTTCGCGCCGAGTATCTGCCATCAGTGCGCCATGGGCTGCAACATCAGCCCGGGAGAGCGCTACGGCGAGATCCGACGTATCGAGAACCGCTACCACGGCGAGCTCAACCGCTATTTCCTCTGCGACCGTGGGCGCTTCGGCTATGGCTATGTCAATCGTGCGGACCGACCACGGCAGCCGGAGTGGCGTAATGAGCGAGAAGACGAGACTGTCACTCTGGAGGTGGACCCGGCGCTGGATCGCGGCGCGGATCTGCTGCGCAGCGCCAAGCGAATGATCGGTATCGGTTCGCCTCGGGCCAGCCTGGAAAGCAATCACCAGCTGATCAAGCTGGTGGGCAGGGAGAACTTCTCCACCGGCATCGCCGCTCGGGAGCTGGCCTGCCTAGAGCACATGGCGGAACTCGAGCGGTCCTGCGGCCTGCCGATTCCTACCTTGCGCGAGGTGGAAGAACACGACGCGGTGCTGGTGCTGGGGGAGGACCTGATTCAGAGCGCCGCGCGGCTGGCCCTGAGCGTGCGTCAGGCGGTGCTGGGGCGCCGGGACGCCTTGGCGGATGAGCGCGGTATCCCGCAGTGGAACGCGGAAGCGGTCAAGATACTGGCCCAGGATGCCCGGCATCCGCTGTATATCGCCTATCCCGCCGCCACCCAGCTGGACGGCATCGCCGCGGACAGCCGTCGTCTGGCGCCGCAGGATATCGCTCGGCTAGGTTTCGCCATCGCCAATGCCATCGACGGAAACTCCCCCCGGGTCGACGATCTTGATGAAGCATTAAAAGAAATCGTCGATACGGTCGCCGGCCGGCTGATGGCAGCGGAAAAGCCGCTGGTGATCAGCGGCGGTTCCCTGGAGTCCACCCAGATACTCGATGCGGCGGGTAACATCGCCCGAGCGCTGTCCCGGCGTGCCAAGCGCGCCGGTCTGATGCTGGTACGCCGGGAAGCCAACAGCACCGGCCTTGCCATGCTCGGAGGCCAGCCCCTGGAATGGGCGCTGGATGAAGTCGCCGACGGTCGCGCGGACGCCCTGGTGGTGCTGGAAAACGACCTTTACGCCCGGCTGCCGGAGGCTCGGGTGGATGCTGCCCTGAGCAAGGCGGATAGGCTGGTGGTGCTGGATCATCAGCGTACCCGTACCTGGCAGCAGGCACTCTTGGGCCTGCCGGCGGCCAGCTTCGCCGAGGCGGATGGCACCCTGGTCAACATGGAAGGCCGCGCCCAGCGGTTCTTTCAGGTCTACGACCCGCGCTACCTGCGCCCGGAATGTCGTATTCACGAAAGCTGGCGCTGGCTGCATACCTTGCGTGCCAGCCTGCGAAGAGACACGGACAGCGCCGTCACCCTGGACGACATGACCGAGGCCTGTGCCCGGGATTATCCCGCCCTGGCAGAGATTCTGGTCGCTTCCCGAGGGTCGGACTATCGCGTGCGGGGAGTCAAGCTGGCTCGAGCCCCGCATCGTTACAGCGGGCGCACCTCAATGCGGGCGAATCTCAGCGTCAGCGAGCCCCGCGCTCCTCAGGATCCGGATACGGCATTCGCCTTTTCCATGGAGGGATACAGTGGTTTCGATCGGCCGCGCAAGGAAGTGCCCTTCGCCTGGGCACCGGGCTGGAACTCCCCCCAGGCCTGGAACAAGTTCACCGACGAGGTGGGCGGTCATCTGCGGGCCGGCGATCCGGGCGCGCGTCTGGTGACTCCGCGCCCGGGCAGCTACGCCTATGCCAGCGATATCCCCACGGCCTTCATGCCGGATCGGGACAGCTGGCAGGTGCTGGTATTGCCGCGCCTGTTCGGCGGCGAGGAAAACTCCTCGCGATCCACCCCCATCGGCGATCGCGCGGCATCCCCGAGTCTTGGCCTGTCGAGAGAGGACGCCAAGCGACTGGGGGTCGAGGAGGGCGCGTCATTGACGCTGGAGCTCGAGGATGCTCGCCTGACTCTGCCGCTGCGCTGCGACGAGCAGCTGCCCAGCGGTATCGTCAGCGTGCCGGCGGGAGTCAGCAGCGAGTTCGTCAACGGCGAGCGCGGGCGTCTCAAGGTGCTCGATACCGCCGCTGCGGTCGAGGAGGTACGCTAATGAATTGGGTCGCACTGCGCCCGGACTGGTTGACGCCGGCGGTGGTGGAGATCGCTATCGCCATGATTCAAGCGCTGGTCATTCTGCTGGCGGCGGTTCTCATCGGCGCGGTACTCACCGTGGTAGAGCGGCGGCTGCTGGGCCTGTGGCAGGATCGCTACGGCCCCAACCGAGTCGGTCCCTTCGGTTCCCTGCAGTTGATCGCCGACATGATCAAGATTTTCTTCAAGGAGGACTGGATACCGCCTTTCGCGGATCGGCCGATCTTCGTGCTGGCCCCCGCCATCGCCATGGCGTCGCTGCTGTTGTCCTTCATCATCATTCCTATCACCCCGGGCTGGGGCGTGGCGGACTGGAACATCGGTCTGCTGTTCTTCCTGGCCATGGGCGGTGTCAACGTCTACGCGGTGCTGCTGGGGGGTTGGTCCAGCGGCAACAAGTACGCACTGATCGGCGCCATGCGCTCCTCCGCGCAGACGATCTCCTACGAAGTGTTCATGGGGCTTTCGCTGATGGGGGTAGTAGCCGTCGCCGGCTCCTTCAACATGCGTGAGATCGTCAACGCTCAGGAGGGCTTGTGGTTCGTGATACCCCAATTCCTCGGTTTCTGTAACTTCTTGATTGCCGGTTTTGCGGTAACTCACCGTCACCCCTTCGATCAGCCGGAGGCGGAGCAGGAATTGGCGGATGGCTACCACGTCGAATACTCCAGCATGAAATTCGGCATGTTCTTCATCGGCGAATACGTCGGCATGCTGCTGGTGTCGGCGCTGATCGTGACCCTGTTCTTCGGCGGCTGGCACGGACCGCTGCTGCCGCCGATCGTCTGGTTCATGCTCAAGACCAGCATTTTTCTGATGCTGTTTATCCTGGTGCGGGCTGCGCTGCCTCGGCCGCGTTATGACCGAGTAATGACCTTCGGCTGGATCGTCTGTCTGCCGCTGACCCTGATCAATCTGCTGGTGACCGGTGCGGTGATCCTGCTCACCGCACCGGCTTGAAGCGACTGTCAAACAAGGAGCAACCGCCATGTACAAGGGGCTCTTGAAAGGCACCTGGTCTCAGCTGCGCACCCTGGGCATGATCTTCATGCACAGCTTTCGCAAGCGCGAGACTCTCAACTATCCCGAGGAAAAGGTGCCTCTGCCGCCGCGCTATCGCGGGCGTATCGTGCTGACCCGGGACCCGGACGGCGAGGAGCGCTGCGTGGCTTGCAACTTGTGCGCCGTGGCCTGTCCCGTGGACTGCATTTCCCTGCAGAAAGGGGAGAAGGAAGACGGCCGCTGGTATCCGGAGTTCTTCCGCATCAATTTCTCTCGCTGCATCTTTTGCGGCATGTGCGAAGAGGCCTGTCCGACCTCCGCCATCCAACTGACGCCGGACTTTGAGATGAGCGAATACCGCCGTCAGGAGCTGGTGTACGAGAAAGAGGATCTTCTGATCAGCGGTCCGGGAAAGGATCACGACTACCACTTCTACAAGGTGGCGGGGCTGGCCATCGCCGGCAAGGACAAGGGACGAGCGCAGAACGAGGCGGAACCGATCGACGTCACCACCCTGCTGCCCTGAACGACCTGGCACGCCATCGGCGACTGAAGGAGAGGACATGGAATTTGCGTTTTACCTGAGCGGCCTGGTCGCGGTGCTGGCGACCCTGGGAGTCATCACCAATCCCAATCCGGTGCACGGAGTGCTGTACCTGGTGGTATCGCTGCTGGCGGTGGCCATGGTGTTCTTCTCCCTGGGCGCGCCCTTTGCCGGCGCCCTGGAAATCATCGTCTACGCCGGGGCGATCATGGTGCTGTTCGTGTTCGTGGTGATGATGCTCAATCTGGGGCAGGCGGCGGTGGCCCAGGAACGGGCCTGGTTGAATCCACGCACCTGGCTGGGCCCCTCGCTGCTGGCCGCCTTCCTGCTGTTGACACTGATCGGCACGCTATGGCGCGGCGACGCGGGCATGATGATCGAGGGTGAGCCGCTGACCGCCAAGGCCGTCGGCACGACTCTGTTCGGCCCCTGGCTGCTGGTGGTGGAGCTGGGGGCGCTGCTGCTGCTGGCAGCGCTGGTGACCGCCTCTCACGTGGGGCGATTGACGCCGTATTCCGCCCCCGCCGAGGGGCGCAAGGCCGGCGAAAAGAAACCGTCGACCAGCGCGGGCGCCGAGTCGGTTCCGCAATCCGCACGCGAGGAGGGTCTATGAACGGCGTACCCATGGAGCACGGTCTGGTATTGGCCGCGGTGCTGTTCGCCCTGGGGCTGGCGGGGCTGATGTTTCGCCGCAACATGATCTTCGTGCTGATGAGTCTTGAAATCATGCTCAATTCCGCCGGGCTTGCGTTCATCGTCGCCGGTACCGGCTGGAACCAGCCGGAAGGCCAGGCCATGTTTCTGCTGGTGATCACCCTGGCGGCGGCGGAGGCAAGCGTGGGACTGGCATTGCTGATTCAACTGCAGCATCGCTTCAAGTCCTTGGATATCGATGCGGCCAGCAGGATGCGTGGATAATGGAACTGACGACTTCGTTGCCTTCGACGGCGCTGCTTCTTGCGCTGACTTTTCTGCTGCCCCTGGCGGGGACGTTGATCCTGGCTTTTTCCCGGGGCACCCTGGGCTATCGGGCCAGTAGTCTGGTGGGGGTGGGCAGCGTAGGCCTGGCCGCCTTGGCCACGGCACTGCTGGCGCTGGGCTTTGCCGCCGATCCAAAGGCTCAGGACGTTACCCTCTGGACCTGGATCGCCGTGGGGGATTTTCAGCCCACCATCGGGCTGGCTCTGGACGGGCTATCCTTGACCATGCTCGGCATCATCACCGGGGTGGGCTTTCTGATCCACCTGTTCGCCGCCTGGTACATGCGGGGCGAGGAGGGTATCACCCGTTTCTACACCTACATGAACCTGTTCGTCTTCAGCATGGTGCTGCTGGTGCTGGGGGACAACCTGCTGCTGCTGTTCCTAGGCTGGGAAGGCGTCGGCATGTGCAGCTATCTGCTGATCGGCTACTACTATCAGGACAATGCCAACGGCTGGGCGGGATTCAAGGCCTTCATCATCACCCGCATCGGCGATGTATTCCTGGCCATCGGCATGTTTCTGCTGTTCGCTCGTCTGGGCACCCTGGATATCGCCGAAATCCTCGAGCTTGCGCCGCAGCTTTGGAATCGCGGCGACGTCATGGTGGAAATCGCCGCCTTCCTGCTGCTGGGCGGCGCCCTAGGGAAATCCGCTCAGTTGCCGCTGCATACCTGGTTGGCGGACGCCATGGCCGGCCCTACGCCGGTTTCCGCACTGATCCATGCCGCCACCATGGTCACCGCCGGGGTCTACCTGATCGCGCGCATGCACGGGGTGTTCGAACTGGCGCCGGTGGCGCTTTACACCACCGGGGTGATCGGCGCCCTGACCCTGCTGATGGCAGGCTTCGCCGCTCTGGCTCAGACTGACATCAAGCGGGTGCTGGCCTATTCCACCATGAGTCAGATCGGCTACATGTTCCTGGCGCTGGGCGCCGGCGCCTATGAAGCGGCGATCTTCCATCTGATGACCCACGCCTTCTTCAAGGCGCTGTTGTTCCTTTCCGCCGGGGCGGTGATCGTCAGCTGTCATCACGAGCAGGATATGCGCCGCCTGGGCGGATTATGGCGGAAACTGCCCATGGCCTACATGGGCTTTATTGTCGGTGGTGCCGCCCTGGCGGCCCTGCCGCTGGTCAGCGCCGGCTTCTACAGCAAGGATGAAATTCTCTGGCAGGAGCTGGTGACCGGACACCCCTGGCTGCTGCTGGCGGGCTTGATTGGCGCCTTCCTGACTTCGCTTTACACCCTGCGCTTGATTGTCGGCATCTTCCATGGCCGAGCCAGGAGTCACAACGCGCATCACGCCAAGGCCGGGCGCGGCCTGGCCCATGGCCTGCCCCTGGTGGTGCTGGCGGTGCTCTCGACCTTTCTCGGCGCCTGGATCGATCTACCCTTGGAACGGGTCTTGCCGGCGCCGGCGGAAGGCGACGAATCCTTGTATCTGATACTGGAAATCGTCGCCGCCAGCGTGGCGATTCTGGGACTCTTGCTGGGCGCCTGGCTGTTTGTGGCCAAGCGGGCATGGCTCTCGCGGGTGTCCCGCAAGGGTCTTGGAGGCGGACTCTGGACCTTGTGGAACCGGGCTTGGGGCTTCGACGCGCTGTTCAACGGCCTGGTGGTGTGGCCTTATCGCGCCCTGGTCTGGCTGCTGCAAAGTGATCTTGCGGACGGCATCTTCCGCGCCTTCGCGCGACTGGTGCAGATTCTGCACGTCGGGGCAGCCAAGACTCAGAATGGCAAGCTGCGCCACTACGCCACCTCCATGGTGCTGGGGGCCACGCTGATACTGCTGACCCTGGCGCTGGCAATCTAGCCTGGCCGGCGGCTGAAACAAGGGTGCAGGCATTCATGGGTAATGGGTTCGAGGAAAAGGGAATGCGCTTTAACGCGGACTACGCAGACGGGATGCAACGCTTATGATACTGGTGTGGCTGATTGTGATCCCCTTCGTCGGGGGGCTCTTGTGCTGGCAGGCGGAGCGGCTGGGCGCCACGCCCACGCGCTGGATCGCGCTTGCCACCATGCTGATCGAACTGCTGATTCCCCTATGGCTGTGGGGGCAGCTCGATTTTCGGTTGCCGACCCTGGACGGCACCGCGACCCAGTGGGCGCTGGAATACCGTATCCCTTGGATCGAGCGATTCGGTATCGAGATTCATCTCGCCTTGGACGGCCTGTCCCTGGTGCTGATCGCCCTGACCGGCTTTCTCGGGGTGCTGGCAGTGGTGTGTTCCTGGAAGGAGATCGTGCGACGTATCGGCTTCTTCCATCTCAACCTGCTGTGGATTCTCGGCGGGGTGGTGGGGGTGTTTCTCGCCATTGATCTGTTCTTGTTCTTCTTCTTCTGGGAAATGATGCTGGTGCCGATGTATTTCCTGATCGCCTTGTGGGGTCATAGCGGCTCCAAGGGCAGAACCCGCATCGGCGCCGCCACCAAGTTCTTCATCTATACCCAGGCTAGCGGCCTTCTGATGCTGGTGTCCATCCTGGGGCTGGTGTTCGCCCACCACGCCAGCACCGGCGAATATTCCTTCAGCTACCAAGTGCTGCTGAACACCGAGCTTTCCCCTCAGCTTTCCTTCTGGCTGATGCTCGGCTTCTTCATCGCCTTCGCGGTCAAGCTGCCGGTGGTGCCTTTGCACGGCTGGCTGCCCAACGCTCATGCCCAGGCGCCCACAGCCGGCAGCGTCGACCTGGCGGGCATCCTGCTGAAGACCGCCGCCTACGGCATGCTGCGCTTCGCGCTGCCGCTGTTTCCCGAAGCGTCCATGGACTTCGCCCCCGTGGCCATGGGGCTCGGGCTGCTGGGCATCTTCTATGGCGCCGTGCTGGCCTGCGGACAGCAGGATCTCAAGCGATTCATCGCCTATACCAGTATTGCTCACATGGGGTTCGTGCTGATCGGCATCTATTCTGGTTCCCAACTGGCCCTGCAGGGGGTAGTGGTGCTGATGGTGGCTCACGCTTTTTCCGCGGCGGGACTGTTCATCATCAGCGGGCAGCTCTACGAGCGCCTGCACACCCGGGAGCTCCCCAAGATGGGCGGCCTGTGGGGGCGGCTCGGCAGCCTGCCGGGTTTCTCGCTGTTCTTCGTCGCCGCCTCCTTGGGCATGCCCACCACCGCCAATTTCATCGGCGAGTTCATGGTGCTGTTCGGTACCTTTCCCACGGCGCCCGTGGTAGTCGTTCTAGCCAGTGTCGGCCTGGTACTGGCGGCGGTTTACTCTCTGATCCTGATGCAGCGAGTGCACTACGGCCCGGCCCAGAGCGAGAAACCCCTGGCGGGGTTGGACGCTCGGGAGTTCAGCATGCTGCTGGGGATCGTCGCTCTGGTGGTGATGCTCGGTCTTTACCCCCAGCCGCTGCTGGATACCACCCATGCTGCCATGTCGGAAGTGCAACGCCTGTTTGAAATCACCGCGACGGCACCCGCCGGCGCTGACCTGTTGACGGAGACCCGCTGATGTTGACCAATCCGCACTTCGTCGCCTTGCTGCCACTGGTTCTAGTGGCGGCGACCGCCATCACGGTGATGCTGGGCATCGCCTGGCGGCGTGCACATGCCGCGACGGTGGCAGTCACCGTGCTGGGACTGTTGCTCGCGCTGGTCGCGCAAGGCGTGGCCTGGCAGCTTGCACCGGTGGATACGCCGCTGCTCGCCTTCGATGACCTCGCGATGATGGGCGGCATGCTGATTCTGGGCTCCACGCTGGTCTGCGCGATTCTGGCTCATGCCTATCTCGAAGTCTTCGAGGGCGCCCGTGAGGAATTCTATCTGCTGCTGCTATGTGCCGCGGCCGGGGGCCTGGTGCTCGCGGCGAGCCGTCACATGGCCAGCTTGTTTTTCGGTCTGGAGCTTCTGTCCATGCCGCTCTACGGCATGCTGGCTTACTCGTTTCGCGAGCGTCGCTCCTTGGAAGCGGGCATCAAATACTTGATCCTGTCTGCCGCCGCCAGCGCCTTTCTGCTGTTCGGCATGGCGCTGCTCTATGCCCAGACCGGCGAACTGCGTCTGGACGAGCTGATGACGGTGCTGACCGAGACTTCCGGCGTCTGGGGGCTGGCGGGAATTGCCCTGATGGTGGTGGGGCTCGGTTTCAAGCTTTCCGTGGTGCCCTTTCACCTCTGGACTCCGGACGTCTATGAAGGCGGTCCGGGGCCGGCGACCACCTTCCTGGCCACTGCCAGCAAGGTCGCGGTGTTCTTTCTGCTGTTGCGCCTGGTGCTGTACGTGCCGGCCTTCCAGGGGGAATGGCTCCGTACGCTGCTGGCGATACTCGCTCTGCTCAGCATGGTGATCGGTAACCTGCTGGCGCTGACCCAGTCCAATATCAAGCGAATACTCGGCTACTCCTCCATCGCTCACTTCGGCTATCTGCTGGTGGCGCTGGTGGTGGGCGACGGCCTGGCGGCGGAAACCGGCGGGGTTTATCTCATCACCTACGTACTGACCACCCTGGCGGCCTTCGGCGTGGTCACGCTGGTGTCGAGTTCCACCAGCGGCGAGGACGCGGCGGCGCTGCACTACTATCGCGGCCTGTTCTGGCGCCGCCCTTATCTCACTGCGGTGCTGACCATCAGCATGCTGTCCCTGGCGGGCATTCCCGCCACCGCGGGTTTTATCGGCAAGTTCTATATCATCGCCCTGGGGGTCGAAGCCCAGCGCTGGTGGCTGGTGGGCGGTATCATCCTGGGTAGCGCCATCGGGCTTTATTACTATCTGCGGGTCATGGTGACCCTGTTCATGCTCGAACCCGGCATGCAGCGCCGGGATGCGCCCCACGACTGGGGTACCCGAGCCGGCGGGCTGGTGGTGCTGGCGGTAGCCTTTCTGGTCATCCTGCTGGGGTTGTATCCGGCGCCGATGATCGAGCTGGCGGAGCTTTTGGGCGGCACCCCGCTGGGCGGCACCCCGCTGGGCTAAACGATATGGATCAAGGCAAGAAATCTTACCCATGTTTACTGGAGATACACGAGGCTTGTACTACGTTGAAAGGAGATATTGGTTAGCGACTGCTTGATAAGACCATCATGCAGGCCGCCGTCGGATCAGGGAGGTTGCATGGCTACCTACGAATATCGTTGCACGACGCATGGCACTTTCGACAGACGCATGCGAATGGGTACGGCTCCCTCACTGATTCCCTGTCCGCAATGTGGCGAGGATGCGGCGCGCATTCTTTCCATACCCATGGTGTCACGGGTTCCTCGTGGAATCAGCACCGCGATCGAGCGTACCCAAGCGAGTGCCGATCATCCCGCGACGGTTTCCAGCCTTCCCCCCAGCCGGGAGGGCCAAGCCCGCATCACGCGAAATCCCAAGCACCGACGCCTTCCCCGCCCTTGAGCGGCCCGAGGGTGAGTGCATCTTGCGCGTCACCTTCAACATTAAGAGGGTAAGTCAATGCCTGAGCTAATCTTTCCTCTCGATTCCAGCAAGAAATTCACCGATCAGAAGATCATCGGGCACAACCGCTACCACCCGGATATACCGGCGGCGGTGCAGATTCGGCCCGGCGACACCTTTCGTCTGGATTGCCGGGAATGGTTTGACGGGGCGATTCGCAACGACGATTCCGCAGACGACATTCGCGATGCGCCCATGTCCTGCGTGCATGTGCTTTCCGGCCCCATTGCGGTGGAGGGCGCGCAGCCGGGGGATCTGCTTATCGTCGATATTCTCGACGTGGGGCCGATTCCTCAGGAAGACAGCGGTCCACTTGCCGGTCAGGGATGGGGCTATACCGGCATCTTCGCCAAGCGCAACGGCGGCTCTTTTCTGGTCGACCAGTTTCCCGATGCCTACAAGGCGATCTGGGATTTTCGAGGCCAGGTGGCCACCTCGCGACACGTGCCGGGGGTCTCCTTCACCGGTAATATCCATCCTGGTTTGATGGGCACGGCTCCCTCTGCGGAGCTTTTGGCGAAGTGGAATGCGCGAGAGGGCGAGCTGATCGCCACGGATCCGCATCGGATACCGCCCCTGGCGCTACCGCCGGAGCCTAAAGACGCCATTCTCGGCACCCTGAGCGGCGAGGAATTCGATCGGGTCGCCGGTGAAGCCGCGCGCACCGCACCTCCAAGAGAGAACGGCGGCAACCAGGATATCAAGAACCTGACCAAGGGCACCCGGGTGTTCTATCCGGTCTTCGTGCCCGGCGCGAACTTTTCCGTCGGTGACCTTCACTTCTCTCAGGGAGATGGGGAGATCACGTTCTGCGGCGCCATCGAGATGGGGGGATTCATCGATCTGCATGTGGATCTGATCAAGGGCGGCATGGACACCTACGGCGTGGCGGAGAATGCGATCTTCATGCCCGGCAACGTGGCGCCACAGTACTCCGAGTGGCTGGCGTTTTCCGGCACCTCGGTGACCCTGAATGGAAAACAGCGCTATCTCGATTCCCATCTGGCCTATCAACGGGCCTGCCTGCACGCGATAAATTATCTGACGAAGTTCGGCTACAGTCCGGAGCAGGCCTATCTCTTGCTCGGGGCGGCGCCAATCGAAGGCCGGCTTTCCGGCGTGGTGGATATTCCCAATGCCTGCGCCACGGTGTATCTGCCCACCGCCATCTTCGATTTCGACATACGGCCCTCCGCAAGAGGCCCCGTCAAGATCGATCCGGGCATCGGAGCGCCGAAGTCCCCGGGCTGATGGATTACTGCAGCCAGCCCGGCAGCCAGGTGGCGAGACCTGGAAAAAATGCCAGCGCCACCAGCATGCCGAGCTGGATCAGGATGAAAGGCAGCACGCCTCGGTAGATGGTGGCGGTAGACACCGAGGCGGGCGCGA
This window encodes:
- the fmdA gene encoding formamidase, whose translation is MPELIFPLDSSKKFTDQKIIGHNRYHPDIPAAVQIRPGDTFRLDCREWFDGAIRNDDSADDIRDAPMSCVHVLSGPIAVEGAQPGDLLIVDILDVGPIPQEDSGPLAGQGWGYTGIFAKRNGGSFLVDQFPDAYKAIWDFRGQVATSRHVPGVSFTGNIHPGLMGTAPSAELLAKWNAREGELIATDPHRIPPLALPPEPKDAILGTLSGEEFDRVAGEAARTAPPRENGGNQDIKNLTKGTRVFYPVFVPGANFSVGDLHFSQGDGEITFCGAIEMGGFIDLHVDLIKGGMDTYGVAENAIFMPGNVAPQYSEWLAFSGTSVTLNGKQRYLDSHLAYQRACLHAINYLTKFGYSPEQAYLLLGAAPIEGRLSGVVDIPNACATVYLPTAIFDFDIRPSARGPVKIDPGIGAPKSPG